The Leptolyngbya sp. CCY15150 genome contains a region encoding:
- a CDS encoding RNA-guided endonuclease TnpB family protein — protein MLVLTYSYRIYPDLEQELQMLNWLETCRRVYNYAVGERKDWINSRKCPVNACSLQKEYIIPADTPYPDYYRQKKALTEAKKTNPELKAVYSQVLQDVIGRVDAAFAAFHQKRTGFPRFKKFGQMRSFLFPQMKGEAIDSNTIKLPKIGLVLINLHRPIPEGFTLKAVRVVRKHSGWYVMLTLKAEVDVPDIPPEGHALGLDVGLEYFLSTSDGKQVSRPRFFNKLHRKLKSLQRRLNGKQKGSKNWLKLIKRIGRVHENIASYRLDWQFKLAHHLCDQAGMISVEDLDFRTLAKGFLGKHMMDAGLGQFVNIVLPWVCWKRGVYYGKVNPRGTSQECPDCGAEVRKDLKDRIHRCSECGSIKPRDVASAQVIRNRGLSVVGLTADEIACGRVLSGALPRQDRTKQVVAGAIQ, from the coding sequence ATGCTTGTATTGACCTACTCATACCGAATTTACCCAGATCTTGAACAAGAACTCCAGATGCTGAATTGGCTGGAGACTTGCCGCAGGGTCTATAACTACGCGGTCGGAGAGCGCAAAGACTGGATCAACAGTAGAAAGTGCCCGGTCAATGCCTGCAGTCTCCAGAAGGAGTACATCATCCCAGCCGACACTCCTTATCCCGATTACTACCGCCAGAAGAAGGCGTTAACTGAAGCTAAGAAGACGAACCCTGAACTCAAAGCGGTTTATTCTCAAGTGCTTCAAGATGTGATTGGAAGAGTTGACGCCGCCTTTGCCGCATTCCACCAAAAGCGAACTGGGTTCCCTCGGTTCAAGAAATTTGGTCAGATGCGGTCGTTTCTGTTTCCGCAGATGAAGGGTGAGGCGATTGATAGCAACACCATCAAACTACCGAAAATCGGTCTAGTGCTGATCAACCTACATCGCCCCATTCCCGAAGGTTTTACCCTAAAAGCCGTTCGGGTCGTGCGGAAACATTCCGGCTGGTACGTCATGCTGACGCTGAAGGCTGAGGTGGATGTACCTGACATTCCGCCAGAGGGTCATGCCTTGGGGTTGGATGTGGGTCTGGAGTATTTCCTATCCACCTCTGATGGTAAGCAGGTTTCTCGTCCTCGTTTCTTTAATAAGCTGCACCGCAAGCTGAAATCGCTGCAACGTAGACTGAACGGGAAACAGAAGGGGTCGAAAAACTGGCTCAAGCTCATTAAGCGGATCGGTCGAGTTCACGAAAATATTGCGAGTTACCGTCTGGATTGGCAGTTCAAGTTGGCTCATCATCTCTGCGACCAAGCCGGGATGATATCCGTTGAAGACTTGGACTTCAGGACACTCGCCAAGGGCTTCCTTGGCAAACATATGATGGATGCTGGCCTGGGTCAGTTCGTCAACATCGTGCTACCGTGGGTTTGCTGGAAACGTGGGGTCTACTACGGCAAGGTCAACCCTAGAGGCACCAGTCAAGAATGTCCTGACTGCGGTGCTGAAGTCCGCAAAGACCTGAAAGACCGCATCCACCGTTGCAGTGAATGCGGTTCTATCAAACCCAGAGATGTTGCCAGCGCTCAAGTCATTCGCAATCGTGGTCTCTCGGTCGTGGGTCTCACGGCTGATGAAATCGCCTGTGGACGGGTTCTGTCGGGGGCTTTGCCTAGACAAGACCGAACGAAGCAGGTAGTCGCTGGAGCGATCCAGTGA
- a CDS encoding biotin transporter BioY gives MSAPTELLWALIGLILTIGGTFLEASIMNVPWLWEHQGTITQSLGVSYQIAAVLLVGCLGGKNAGLMSQLAYLALGLTWLDIFTQGGGFGYVQSPTFGYLLGFVPGAWVCGSLAFQMPPRLESLALSCVSGLLTIHAVGISYLAIARWGGWLTATSGSLLQQVLLYSLHPLPGQLAIACAVTVLAFGLRRLMFY, from the coding sequence GTGTCTGCGCCAACTGAGCTACTCTGGGCCTTAATTGGGCTAATTCTAACCATTGGTGGGACGTTTCTAGAGGCGTCCATCATGAATGTGCCGTGGCTATGGGAGCACCAGGGCACGATTACCCAGTCTCTCGGTGTTAGTTATCAAATTGCAGCGGTACTGTTGGTGGGATGCTTGGGGGGAAAAAATGCAGGCCTCATGTCTCAGTTGGCCTACCTAGCGCTGGGGCTCACCTGGCTGGATATTTTCACCCAAGGCGGCGGCTTTGGCTATGTGCAATCTCCCACCTTTGGCTATCTATTGGGGTTTGTGCCAGGGGCATGGGTTTGTGGATCCTTAGCTTTTCAAATGCCGCCTCGCCTAGAGTCGTTAGCGCTCAGTTGTGTCAGCGGTTTGTTGACCATTCATGCGGTAGGCATCAGCTATTTAGCGATCGCCCGTTGGGGTGGTTGGCTAACGGCGACCTCTGGATCATTGTTGCAACAGGTTTTGCTCTATTCCCTCCATCCTTTACCAGGACAGCTCGCGATCGCCTGTGCGGTCACGGTTCTAGCCTTTGGCTTACGTCGCCTGATGTTTTACTAA
- a CDS encoding NUDIX hydrolase, protein MINGQEPPQLLKQKLLYQGRKFAFEVARLRLPNRAEIDGECIRHPGGALAIPVTPDGQLVLTKQYRFAACGRLLEFPAGTVEPHEDPATTIQREIQEEVGYRAQRWQTLGTFLLAPGYSDEKIYAFLAQDLEKLEVPLAQDLDEDIDVVHMTVAEVEQAIFEGQLVDAKSIASFFLARPLLS, encoded by the coding sequence ATGATCAATGGTCAAGAACCACCCCAACTGTTAAAACAAAAGCTGCTGTACCAAGGCCGCAAGTTTGCCTTTGAAGTTGCTCGCCTCCGCCTCCCCAATCGCGCTGAAATCGATGGTGAATGCATCCGCCATCCAGGTGGGGCATTAGCGATTCCGGTGACCCCAGACGGGCAACTGGTGCTAACCAAACAATATCGCTTTGCCGCCTGCGGGCGATTGCTAGAGTTTCCGGCTGGGACAGTCGAACCCCATGAGGATCCGGCTACCACCATCCAGCGTGAAATTCAGGAAGAGGTGGGCTATCGCGCCCAGCGCTGGCAAACCCTAGGGACATTTCTGCTTGCGCCTGGCTATTCTGATGAGAAAATTTATGCCTTTCTAGCCCAAGATCTAGAAAAGCTGGAGGTACCCCTGGCTCAGGATCTCGATGAAGACATCGATGTGGTACATATGACGGTGGCAGAGGTGGAGCAGGCTATCTTCGAGGGTCAGTTAGTTGATGCTAAATCCATTGCTAGCTTCTTCCTAGCCCGCCCCTTGTTGTCCTAG
- the xseA gene encoding exodeoxyribonuclease VII large subunit has protein sequence MQSFTALLPDSMLSVAGLNAHIQSVVEADPQLQQVWVMGEVSSANRYRSGLFFTLHDPDALASVHCVVWNHQLSRLTTVPNPGAQLIVLGQVRVYPRRGQYQLIVTQTIPAGAGLRAIRYQQLRDRLQVEGLFDDHQKRSLPAYPQTVAVVTSPQAAAWGDVQRTLRSRYPGLHVLFSPALVQGDQAPESIVAAIERVVQDGRAEVLILSRGGGAAEDMVCFDDERVVRAIAACPIPIVAGIGHQRDESLSDLAADVCAHTPTAAAELAVPDLQALLNQHHERVASLKQAVRSYLDQVEARLQRSRSRLQQVRLDRRLRQETQVVQWLQQQLIQSVRRQLTTQQQRCYALKQALISIDPTAVLQRGYAVVRNEQGQIVRSLQGLPAGQPLRITFADGTIQVQVTAVEPIPPPTS, from the coding sequence ATGCAGAGTTTTACCGCACTATTGCCCGACTCGATGCTCTCTGTGGCGGGGCTGAATGCTCATATCCAGTCTGTTGTGGAAGCAGATCCACAGTTGCAGCAGGTGTGGGTGATGGGGGAGGTGTCGAGTGCTAACCGCTACCGCAGTGGATTATTTTTCACGCTCCATGACCCGGATGCCCTAGCGTCGGTACATTGCGTGGTGTGGAATCATCAGCTATCGCGGTTGACGACGGTTCCTAATCCTGGCGCGCAGTTGATTGTGCTGGGGCAGGTGCGGGTCTACCCTCGGCGGGGACAGTATCAACTGATTGTGACCCAAACTATTCCTGCTGGGGCAGGTCTGCGGGCTATTCGCTATCAGCAATTGCGCGATCGCCTCCAGGTAGAAGGGTTGTTTGATGATCACCAAAAGCGATCGCTGCCGGCCTATCCCCAAACCGTGGCGGTGGTCACCTCACCACAGGCTGCCGCTTGGGGCGATGTTCAGCGCACCCTGCGTTCCCGCTACCCAGGTCTGCATGTGCTGTTTTCCCCGGCTCTCGTCCAGGGCGATCAAGCGCCCGAGAGCATCGTGGCGGCCATCGAGCGGGTGGTGCAAGACGGCCGGGCTGAGGTGCTAATTCTGTCGCGGGGCGGCGGGGCAGCGGAAGATATGGTTTGTTTTGATGATGAGCGGGTGGTGCGGGCGATCGCTGCCTGTCCCATTCCCATCGTGGCGGGCATTGGCCACCAGCGAGATGAATCCTTATCAGACCTAGCCGCTGATGTTTGTGCCCATACGCCCACGGCGGCCGCAGAATTGGCAGTGCCCGATCTCCAAGCGCTTTTGAATCAACATCACGAACGGGTAGCGTCCTTAAAGCAAGCGGTTAGGAGCTACCTCGATCAGGTTGAAGCCCGCCTGCAGCGATCGCGATCGCGCCTCCAACAGGTACGTCTCGATCGTCGCCTGCGGCAGGAAACCCAAGTCGTGCAATGGTTACAGCAACAGCTCATTCAGTCTGTTCGCCGCCAACTAACTACTCAACAGCAGCGCTGCTACGCCCTGAAACAAGCGCTGATTTCCATTGATCCCACCGCTGTCCTCCAGCGAGGGTATGCGGTGGTGCGCAACGAGCAGGGGCAGATCGTGCGATCGCTGCAGGGCTTGCCCGCCGGACAGCCCCTGAGGATTACCTTCGCCGATGGAACCATTCAGGTGCAGGTCACTGCTGTTGAGCCCATTCCGCCGCCTACGTCCTAA
- the xseB gene encoding exodeoxyribonuclease VII small subunit, translating into MIDFPDGTVPPDHNQPLPDDWHYETTVAEVETIIEQIELGELELADVFEQFATAVHYLQQCEAFLSEHQQHMDLLIETLAEED; encoded by the coding sequence ATGATTGATTTCCCTGATGGGACAGTTCCACCGGATCATAACCAGCCTTTGCCCGACGATTGGCATTATGAAACGACCGTGGCAGAGGTTGAGACCATTATTGAGCAAATTGAACTGGGGGAGCTGGAGCTGGCGGATGTGTTTGAACAATTTGCCACCGCCGTTCACTACCTGCAACAGTGCGAGGCATTTTTGTCGGAGCATCAGCAGCATATGGATTTGCTGATTGAAACCCTGGCGGAGGAAGATTGA
- the dnaK gene encoding molecular chaperone DnaK translates to MAKVVGIDLGTTNSCVAVMEGGKPTVIANAEGFRTTPSVVAYAKNGDRLVGQIAKRQAVMNPENTFYSVKRFIGRRFDEVTHETTEVSYQVLNVNGNVKIDCSSVGKQFAPEEISAQVLRKLIDDASKYLGETVTQAVITVPAYFNDSQRQATKDAGKIAGVEVLRIINEPTAASLSYGLDRKSNETVLVFDLGGGTFDVSILEVGDGVFEVLATSGDTHLGGDDFDKKIVDFLAGEFQKVEGIDLRKDKQALQRLTEAAEKAKIELSSVTQAEINLPFITATQDGPKHLDTTLTRAKFEELCSDLIDRCRVPVENAMRDAKLDKSAIDEVVMVGGSTRIPAVQALVKRVLDKDPNQTVNPDEVVAVGAAIQAGVLAGEVKDILLLDVTPLSLGVETLGGVMTKIIPRNTTIPTKKSEVFSTAADGQTNVEIHVLQGEREMSNDNKSLGTFRLDGIPPASRGVPQIEVTFDIDANGILNVRAKDKGTGKEQSISITGASTLPDNEVDRMVREAEANAETDRERRENIDLKNQADSLAYQTEKQLGELGDKVPAADKEKIDGLVKSLREAIASENYEAMKTLTTELQEAFYSVSNNLYQQAGGEGPVPGGEGGPTPPSGGDDDDVIDADFTETDK, encoded by the coding sequence ATGGCAAAAGTTGTTGGAATTGACCTTGGAACAACAAACTCCTGCGTCGCGGTCATGGAAGGTGGGAAACCAACCGTCATCGCCAACGCAGAAGGATTTCGGACAACTCCCTCGGTCGTCGCCTATGCAAAAAATGGCGATCGCCTTGTAGGGCAAATCGCAAAGCGTCAAGCGGTGATGAACCCAGAGAATACCTTCTATTCCGTGAAGCGGTTCATTGGCCGACGCTTTGATGAAGTCACCCACGAAACCACCGAAGTGTCCTACCAGGTGCTGAACGTCAACGGTAACGTGAAGATTGACTGTTCATCGGTGGGCAAGCAGTTTGCGCCGGAAGAAATTTCTGCTCAAGTTCTGCGGAAGCTGATTGATGATGCCAGCAAATATCTCGGTGAAACGGTCACCCAAGCCGTGATTACCGTCCCGGCTTACTTCAACGATTCCCAGCGGCAAGCCACCAAGGACGCGGGTAAGATTGCCGGCGTGGAAGTGCTGCGGATTATCAACGAGCCAACCGCCGCTTCCCTGTCCTACGGTCTCGATCGCAAGAGCAATGAAACCGTACTGGTGTTTGACTTGGGTGGTGGTACCTTCGATGTCTCCATCCTAGAAGTGGGTGATGGCGTGTTTGAAGTACTAGCCACCTCTGGCGACACCCACTTGGGTGGGGATGACTTCGATAAGAAAATTGTGGACTTCTTGGCTGGAGAATTCCAAAAAGTCGAAGGCATTGACCTCCGCAAGGACAAGCAAGCCCTACAGCGCCTCACAGAAGCCGCCGAGAAGGCCAAGATTGAGCTGTCGAGCGTTACCCAGGCTGAAATCAACCTGCCCTTCATCACCGCAACCCAAGATGGGCCGAAGCACCTAGATACCACCTTGACCCGCGCCAAGTTTGAAGAACTGTGCTCCGACTTGATCGATCGCTGTCGCGTGCCGGTGGAAAACGCCATGCGTGACGCCAAGCTCGACAAGTCAGCCATTGATGAAGTGGTGATGGTGGGTGGTTCCACCCGGATTCCCGCCGTGCAGGCGCTGGTGAAGCGGGTTTTGGACAAAGATCCTAACCAAACCGTGAACCCGGATGAAGTGGTGGCAGTGGGCGCGGCGATTCAGGCCGGTGTGCTAGCTGGGGAAGTCAAAGATATCTTGCTCCTCGACGTGACGCCGCTTTCCTTGGGTGTGGAAACCCTGGGCGGTGTGATGACCAAGATTATTCCTCGCAACACCACCATTCCTACCAAGAAGTCGGAGGTGTTCTCCACCGCTGCCGATGGGCAAACCAATGTGGAAATCCACGTTCTCCAAGGGGAACGGGAAATGTCCAACGACAACAAGAGCTTGGGAACCTTCCGTCTGGATGGCATCCCCCCAGCCTCTCGTGGTGTGCCTCAAATTGAAGTCACCTTCGATATTGATGCCAACGGTATCCTCAATGTGCGCGCCAAGGATAAGGGCACGGGCAAAGAGCAATCCATTAGCATTACCGGTGCCTCCACCCTGCCAGACAACGAAGTGGATCGGATGGTGCGGGAGGCGGAAGCCAATGCAGAAACCGATCGCGAACGGCGGGAGAACATTGACCTCAAGAACCAAGCCGATTCCTTGGCCTACCAAACCGAGAAGCAGCTTGGCGAACTGGGCGACAAGGTGCCAGCAGCCGACAAGGAGAAAATCGATGGTTTGGTGAAGTCCCTTCGGGAAGCGATCGCCAGCGAAAACTACGAGGCCATGAAAACCCTGACCACGGAACTGCAAGAAGCGTTCTACAGCGTCAGCAACAACCTCTACCAGCAAGCGGGCGGTGAGGGCCCAGTGCCTGGAGGCGAAGGCGGCCCCACGCCTCCCAGCGGCGGTGATGACGACGATGTGATCGACGCCGATTTCACCGAAACCGACAAGTAA
- a CDS encoding DUF2834 domain-containing protein: MKTWVAWGLWLGFIVYAFGFSPPDQADTVSLIQALASGQWQGINPLIVALFNIMGLWPMIYASVLLIDGSGQRFPAWPFVLGSFAVGAFALLPYLGLRRPNPSFSGTKSKLLALLDSRWTGAAIALGVFILLGYGCLTGDWGDFVQQWQTSRFIHVMSLDFCLLCLLCLLFPALLGDDMARRGLTARWIVWAVTLTPLIGPSLYLALRPPLQASPPEASSQPTVASSS; encoded by the coding sequence GTGAAAACCTGGGTAGCTTGGGGACTGTGGCTAGGCTTTATTGTCTATGCCTTTGGATTTTCTCCCCCCGACCAAGCCGATACTGTCTCGCTTATTCAAGCCTTAGCTTCGGGGCAATGGCAGGGCATTAACCCGTTGATTGTGGCGCTGTTTAACATCATGGGCCTATGGCCGATGATCTACGCTAGCGTTTTGCTGATCGATGGATCCGGGCAGCGGTTTCCAGCCTGGCCCTTTGTGCTTGGCTCCTTTGCTGTAGGGGCGTTTGCCCTATTGCCCTATCTGGGGTTGCGCCGACCCAATCCCAGCTTTTCCGGGACGAAATCTAAGCTGCTGGCCCTGCTAGACTCGCGCTGGACTGGGGCAGCGATCGCCCTCGGTGTATTCATTCTCCTCGGCTATGGCTGCTTGACGGGAGACTGGGGTGATTTTGTCCAGCAATGGCAAACCAGTCGGTTTATCCATGTGATGAGCCTAGATTTTTGTCTGCTCTGTCTGCTCTGCCTGCTGTTTCCGGCTCTGTTGGGAGATGATATGGCCCGCCGGGGGCTCACCGCCCGCTGGATTGTTTGGGCTGTAACCCTCACGCCCTTGATCGGCCCATCTCTGTATCTAGCTTTGCGGCCACCGCTCCAGGCGTCTCCTCCAGAAGCTTCCTCGCAGCCTACGGTTGCTTCATCGTCCTGA
- a CDS encoding pentapeptide repeat-containing protein — protein MDIRHLLEQYEAGQRDFTGLDLRNIDLSRQTLLGLGLVGTNLTGANLSRAFLTQSDLSETFLNWADLSYVKLSEGRLVDADLTKAVLVGAFLVKSDLSKAKLSGADLNGANLRGACLHRANLCGTNLQGANLRNADLSGANLSWANLNGARLSGANLTGAFLTGVNLEKAFLNGLDLKGVDLTGVNLSQAKLNGADLSQANLTLSNLSEAQLQGASMTQANLMGADLSGAHLSHAELSWSDLSRANLDRADLSHAHLLGIKLDEARFQAVILTEAARKYFSLLSSETQNGKQDAPAAAMDPPSPRQDDWGAIAPSYAPASYRSASAPQLGSLSASSDRPLWY, from the coding sequence ATGGACATTCGTCATCTTCTTGAGCAGTACGAAGCCGGTCAGCGAGATTTTACAGGGCTAGATCTGCGCAATATCGACCTTTCCCGACAAACGCTCCTAGGGTTGGGCTTGGTGGGTACCAACCTTACGGGCGCAAATTTGAGCCGTGCATTTCTCACCCAGTCGGATCTATCGGAAACATTTCTAAACTGGGCAGATTTGAGCTACGTCAAGCTCAGCGAAGGACGGTTGGTTGATGCCGACCTGACCAAGGCAGTCTTGGTGGGTGCCTTTTTGGTGAAATCCGATCTCTCTAAAGCCAAGCTCAGCGGTGCAGATCTAAACGGGGCAAATTTGCGGGGAGCCTGCCTGCACCGGGCCAACCTCTGCGGCACTAATCTACAGGGTGCCAATTTACGCAATGCCGATCTTTCCGGAGCCAACCTGAGCTGGGCCAACCTCAACGGCGCACGCTTGAGTGGGGCCAACCTCACCGGAGCCTTCCTCACCGGAGTGAATCTCGAAAAAGCCTTTCTGAACGGCTTGGATCTGAAGGGTGTTGACCTCACGGGGGTCAATCTTAGTCAAGCCAAGCTGAACGGAGCTGACCTCAGCCAGGCCAACTTGACCCTCAGCAACCTCAGTGAAGCTCAGCTTCAGGGCGCTAGTATGACCCAGGCCAACCTGATGGGCGCAGACTTGTCCGGTGCTCACCTCAGCCATGCCGAACTGAGCTGGAGCGATCTCAGCCGTGCCAATTTAGATCGGGCTGATTTGAGCCATGCCCATTTACTGGGCATTAAGCTAGATGAAGCAAGGTTTCAAGCGGTGATTTTGACCGAGGCAGCCCGGAAATATTTCAGCTTGCTGTCGTCTGAGACCCAGAATGGCAAACAGGATGCGCCCGCCGCCGCGATGGATCCACCCTCCCCTCGTCAAGACGATTGGGGCGCGATCGCCCCTAGCTATGCTCCAGCTTCCTATAGAAGCGCTTCAGCTCCTCAACTAGGCAGCCTATCCGCCTCTAGCGATCGCCCATTATGGTATTGA
- the cutA gene encoding divalent-cation tolerance protein CutA has product MPNSESQPLETPRLGVVLVTVSSQSEGEAIARSLVERNLAACVSLMPIQSIYRWQGALCKDAEWQLVIKTNLAQGEDLVQAIQALHSYDLPEIIALPIVAGSSAYLAWVAETVSTPPSS; this is encoded by the coding sequence ATGCCTAATTCAGAGTCCCAACCCCTTGAAACACCGCGCCTAGGCGTCGTTTTAGTAACAGTATCCTCTCAGAGCGAGGGGGAAGCGATCGCCCGTTCGTTGGTGGAACGGAACCTAGCGGCCTGCGTGAGCCTGATGCCCATTCAATCGATTTATCGCTGGCAAGGCGCTCTTTGCAAGGATGCCGAATGGCAACTGGTGATTAAAACCAACTTGGCCCAAGGGGAAGACTTGGTGCAAGCTATTCAAGCGCTGCATTCCTACGACCTGCCAGAAATTATTGCCTTGCCGATTGTGGCGGGTTCATCTGCCTATCTGGCTTGGGTAGCAGAAACCGTATCCACGCCGCCATCCTCTTAG
- a CDS encoding sulfurtransferase, which produces MPDTSPLVSTDWLADHLEDPQVAIADCRFALGDPSLGQQHYETGHIPGAVYVDLDRDLSGPVGTHGGRHPLPDLDALAQTLGAAGIQSGQAGEATLVVVYDDSRLAFASRLWWLLRYLGHDRVRVLDGGLSAWTAAGYELSTAMPQPTPAQFVPQVQTNWLVTRDDVLAALNQPGAVLVDSRESDRYRGEREPIDPIAGHIPGAVNYPWQEVTDAQGQVRSPSEQRQRWQAIAHHDQHLVYCGSGVTACVNLLSLEIAGLRSGKLYAGSWSDWCSYADAPDFAVATTASP; this is translated from the coding sequence ATGCCTGACACCTCTCCCCTAGTTTCTACCGATTGGCTTGCCGACCATCTTGAGGATCCCCAGGTGGCGATCGCTGATTGCCGCTTTGCCCTAGGAGATCCCAGCCTGGGACAACAGCATTACGAAACCGGCCACATTCCCGGCGCGGTGTATGTTGACCTAGATCGGGATCTGTCTGGGCCGGTAGGCACCCACGGCGGCCGCCATCCCCTACCAGACCTAGACGCGTTAGCTCAGACCTTGGGCGCTGCGGGAATTCAGTCTGGGCAGGCAGGAGAAGCGACCCTGGTGGTGGTCTATGATGATTCCCGGCTAGCCTTTGCCTCCCGCCTCTGGTGGCTGTTGCGCTACCTGGGCCACGATCGCGTCCGAGTCTTAGATGGAGGACTGTCGGCTTGGACGGCAGCAGGATACGAGCTATCGACAGCAATGCCCCAGCCAACGCCTGCCCAGTTTGTGCCCCAAGTCCAGACCAACTGGCTGGTGACCCGAGATGATGTTCTGGCGGCTCTCAATCAGCCTGGTGCAGTCCTAGTAGACTCGCGGGAGAGCGATCGCTACCGAGGAGAACGGGAGCCCATTGATCCGATTGCCGGTCATATCCCCGGTGCGGTGAACTATCCTTGGCAAGAGGTGACCGATGCCCAGGGGCAGGTGCGATCGCCCTCCGAGCAACGGCAGCGCTGGCAGGCGATCGCCCACCACGATCAACATCTGGTTTACTGTGGGTCTGGGGTCACGGCCTGCGTCAATCTTCTATCCCTGGAGATAGCTGGACTGAGATCTGGCAAGCTCTATGCCGGTAGTTGGAGTGATTGGTGTTCCTATGCGGATGCGCCGGATTTTGCCGTCGCGACTACGGCCTCCCCCTAG
- a CDS encoding class I SAM-dependent methyltransferase, with amino-acid sequence MTDSNPEAQAVSAAVARLYNTYPFPPEPLLDEPPPGYNWRWNWQAAYSFCTGQAPSTNAVRILDAGCGTGVGTEYLVHLNAQASVVGIDLSSGAIAVAKERCQRSGADRASFINLSLYDVDQLPGDFDLINCVGVLHHLPDPIRGIQALSQKLAPGGIMHIFVYAAHGRWEIQLMQQAIALLQGSQRGDYRDGVAVGRQIFASLPADNRLVKREQERWSLENQRDECFADMYVHPQEVDYTIDTLFDLINASGLEFIGFSNPQVWQLERLLGQSPELMERAQTLSDRQRYRLIELLDPSTITHYEFFLGQPPLPKADWSSNAALLAAIPARHPCIEGWPSLTMFNADYQIVQIQDADLQFLQACDANSNKRTVADLLAEVDLDVAGVRSLLDQHLIMLTPGAK; translated from the coding sequence ATGACGGATTCTAATCCTGAGGCTCAAGCGGTCAGCGCGGCCGTAGCCCGACTCTACAACACCTACCCCTTTCCCCCCGAGCCCCTCCTAGATGAGCCGCCGCCGGGATATAACTGGCGTTGGAATTGGCAGGCTGCCTATAGTTTTTGCACCGGACAGGCTCCCAGCACCAATGCTGTCCGGATTTTAGATGCCGGCTGCGGTACGGGCGTTGGCACAGAATATCTCGTGCATCTCAACGCTCAGGCGTCCGTGGTGGGGATTGACTTGAGTTCTGGAGCGATCGCCGTGGCCAAAGAGCGCTGCCAACGCTCCGGAGCCGATCGGGCTAGCTTCATCAACCTCAGCCTCTACGATGTGGATCAGCTCCCTGGTGACTTTGACCTGATCAACTGCGTCGGCGTGCTGCATCATTTACCCGATCCCATTCGCGGCATCCAGGCCCTCTCCCAGAAGCTCGCCCCCGGCGGCATTATGCACATTTTCGTCTACGCTGCCCATGGACGCTGGGAAATTCAGCTCATGCAGCAGGCGATCGCTCTCTTGCAAGGATCGCAGCGGGGAGACTATCGGGATGGCGTGGCGGTGGGGCGGCAAATTTTCGCATCTCTACCGGCTGACAACCGATTGGTGAAGCGGGAGCAAGAGCGCTGGTCTCTAGAAAATCAGCGGGATGAATGTTTTGCCGACATGTATGTCCATCCCCAGGAAGTTGACTACACCATCGATACGCTGTTTGATCTGATCAATGCTTCTGGGTTAGAGTTCATCGGCTTTTCCAATCCCCAAGTTTGGCAGCTTGAGCGGTTGTTGGGTCAATCACCAGAGCTGATGGAACGCGCCCAAACCTTAAGCGATCGCCAGCGCTACCGTTTGATTGAGCTGCTCGATCCGTCCACGATTACCCACTATGAATTTTTCCTCGGCCAGCCTCCCTTGCCCAAGGCTGATTGGTCATCCAATGCGGCGCTGCTGGCCGCCATTCCCGCTCGCCATCCCTGCATTGAAGGTTGGCCGAGCCTGACCATGTTCAACGCTGACTATCAGATTGTGCAGATCCAAGATGCTGACCTACAGTTTTTGCAGGCCTGCGACGCCAATTCAAATAAGCGTACAGTGGCAGATCTGCTGGCCGAGGTCGATCTGGATGTGGCCGGGGTGCGATCGCTCCTCGATCAGCACCTGATCATGCTCACCCCTGGTGCAAAGTAA
- a CDS encoding DUF4327 family protein: protein MLQATHYSIDAIRDEVRHLTDAKTIDRHQPIYTLCRYFPNREWVCIECELEDNDYLLRDRIIDLLGREDWSED from the coding sequence ATGCTGCAAGCCACCCATTATTCCATTGATGCCATTCGAGACGAAGTGCGTCATCTAACCGACGCCAAAACCATTGATCGCCATCAGCCCATCTATACCCTCTGCCGCTATTTTCCCAACCGCGAATGGGTCTGTATCGAGTGTGAATTAGAAGATAACGACTATCTGCTACGCGATCGCATTATTGATTTACTAGGACGGGAAGATTGGTCTGAAGACTAA
- a CDS encoding antibiotic biosynthesis monooxygenase, with protein sequence MNDFQDFLTRDFAHVAIGEFKPGKFAEARDLYEQAIATYAEGFKGAYLLQEPGSDRGISIIIWKSVEDMQANQTALHEAILKKMAPLFVGVPQTEFYEVLCDIHASEDA encoded by the coding sequence ATGAATGATTTCCAGGATTTTTTGACCCGGGACTTTGCCCATGTAGCCATCGGCGAGTTCAAACCTGGGAAGTTTGCGGAAGCCAGAGATCTGTATGAACAAGCGATCGCTACCTATGCAGAGGGCTTCAAGGGGGCATATCTGCTGCAAGAACCGGGAAGCGATCGCGGCATTTCTATTATTATTTGGAAAAGCGTGGAAGACATGCAGGCCAACCAAACGGCCTTACATGAAGCTATCTTGAAAAAAATGGCTCCCCTCTTTGTAGGTGTTCCGCAAACCGAGTTCTATGAGGTTTTATGTGACATCCATGCCTCTGAGGATGCGTGA